A section of the Candidatus Eremiobacterota bacterium genome encodes:
- a CDS encoding response regulator transcription factor: MSDVLARAELRVVRVAPTLDVDDIRATHPEALFVDTDFLEIDPADAVSAMRAAAPRAFICAYTEGEGPRADRLRFAGANCVVSKRSGAREITAALRSALATAS; the protein is encoded by the coding sequence TTGAGCGACGTGCTGGCGCGCGCGGAACTGCGGGTCGTTCGGGTCGCGCCGACCCTTGACGTCGACGACATCCGGGCGACCCATCCTGAAGCGCTGTTCGTCGACACCGACTTCCTGGAGATCGATCCAGCCGACGCGGTGAGCGCGATGCGCGCCGCCGCGCCCCGCGCGTTCATCTGCGCGTACACCGAGGGCGAGGGCCCCCGCGCCGACCGGCTCCGTTTCGCCGGCGCGAACTGCGTCGTCTCGAAGCGCTCCGGGGCGCGCGAGATCACCGCCGCGCTGCGCTCCGCGCTCGCCACCGCCTCCTGA